Within the Carassius gibelio isolate Cgi1373 ecotype wild population from Czech Republic chromosome B4, carGib1.2-hapl.c, whole genome shotgun sequence genome, the region TGCTGTCCTCGTCAAATATCTCTCTCATAtcagactgcatttatttgatcacaaatagaGAAGGAAACATATAATTGTGAAttgttgtaatttaaaataatgtgaatTAAAAATTCTATgtgaatttattataaaaatgtaatttcttcctgaGCAGCAAAGCTGCGTTTTCATTCTAGAAATGATTTAATTctgagaaatcattttaatatgctgtttaagaaacatttcttattataaatgttgtgtctttactgccacttttgatcaatttaatgcatccttgaagaataaaagtatacattttttgtaaattaaaaacttGGAGCAAGtgtatatttttaatagtaaagtaCTGTATGCAAACTGGGATGCTGCCATGAACTGATTGACCTATGAGAACCAGGAAGAAGGAACACATGATGTGTAATTAACGAAAAATGCAGCTTCTGACGTCAGATCCAGGTGGTTTTTTTTACTCTCGGTCTCCTTCATTTAACAGATGCGTGTGCTGGACAGGTGGAAGTGCtgttctttcactttttttttttttttacatgtcctcaaaaaaaacattgcaagaaaaACACAAGCAGCTTATGATGAATCATGAAACATTTGTACAACTTTTTTATGTGTATGATAAAAATATGTCCACCAGacttacaaaatgacatttatcgATGTCGCTAACTAATGCAATTTGACGTTGCTTGTTTTTTGACATGGCTATTTCCTCGTCAAATATCTCTCTCATATCAGACTCCGAAAACAATAGAGTCAGTTTGTGGAAACCTGCAAGTGACGACCAAACAAGTAGCCGAGCCTGTCCTTACTCAGCTGATCACAGATAACTCTTTTTCTGTCTGCGCTCATGGCAGAGCCACATTCTGTTGTCTCCGTGCCGAGATTAGATCAACACACCGcagacaggacacacacacacacacacacaaccatccATCCTAAACTCACAGCAACACCTGTCTGTGACAAAACATTAAGAAGACGCTCCATTCTTATGCATGACTTTAGTCAATGGAAATTAAACCAGTGATCTATTCGGCATGTTATCGTGAACCTCTTCCCACAGTGGTGTTGGCTTCAGTGGATGATTTTAGTACTCGGTGGGAGTCTGTAGCTGTTGGCATTGTAATAATTAGCACTGCATTTGTCCTTAAAAAGCATGAGGTTTACATTACATCACCTGAGACACCACGGCACCCAGCAACACAACATAACATACCACACACAGACAAGACCCTCACATAATCACTGTCTATAGATGATGACTGTTTAGTCAAACCTGTGAGCAACAGGCATCAGTGCTGAACAAAATGAGCACCATGTTAACTTATCCATTAGGATGTGCTGATTAACCATCCCAGTTGCTCTGTCTTTCGTCCTtgattttctcctttttttgaAAAGCAATCTCATACAGTAACAGCATTGCTCAACATCACAGTTTAGATTCAGTTTAATCCTTTAAATCCAATTAAACATTGGAAATACATTTGATTAGTCTTAATTAACTAGATTTAAAGGATAAAAAAGTAAagaatacaattataaatatatcaaaaatattatttggaaagATGTCTAGTTCTATTACGTgacattattacatttgtaattaCTGTATTGTTATAGTACTGTACTTAATatgatttatattgtatttatttatttgttttcatcattttaaaatctattttaatatactttttactgctactgtttatttatttattttcatttaaaataaatacaataattcaatcatataataaaataattttatttatttgattatattatttatttattttatcttatttattatttttttttataaatttaatgctTGTTCCCTAAACATTTCCAAAGACCCCCTGTACaccacagtttgaaaacccctgctaTATGCAATGAAGACTAGTATAGAGTAAGTTTAGGCTTATAATTTCCACTGGAGAATGACTCCTGCCTAATGCTAGTAAGCAACCCCATTGCAATGACCTAGCAACCACGTGCATCATATAGCATCATGGCAGTGATTTTTGCATATACAACCACTAACAAtatgtttaagaaaataaaaaattctagaTTGATTAAATGACACTAATATTAATCCTCATTGTTCCATAGACTTTGTACTGCTGATAAAAAACTACAAAACACTAAAGAGATCTGGACCCACCGGATGACTTCCACAGCAGACTAACTTCCAGTCGCCCAGAACGCCGCATGGCTTTTGGGAAGCGGTAGAGGATTCCAGTAAGTCTTCTCAAAGTTCTTGCAAAGGCTTTCCGGAGACCCATGACCAGAACAACATCGAGCCTCACTTCAACCCTTGAGCATTTACAGACTGAAATATCTTCACTGACTTTACAGTTTCTGCTAACTGCTTGTGGTCTcctgtcattgtgtgtgtgtgtgtgtgtgtttgtgcagttgtTCTCTGGCCCCCTAGGTCCCCTTGTGACTGTGTCAGCTGGTTGAGGGGAAGCCCATTGTGATCCGATTGTGCTGTGACAGGACGGTGTGTCTTCTCTAGACACACTGTCACTGGCGTTACATAAACAGACAGATGGACGTTGGGGAGCCGACAGGTGGGTGTCAAATAGCAGCACACAATACAGTCTAACTAAGAGGGCCAAAGGAATGTGACCCACAAAGGTGGGAAAAAGATATCTTTATTCATTTTGCTACAGAATATTATTTGCAATGAATGACGTGAAGAGAAATACAGAGACGCTACAGTGGAAACCAGTTAACAGGCCGAAAACTCCCTTTCACTGCATTAAAAAGTCATTAAGACCATTAGCAAACTCCATCATAACTGTTTCAAAAAACACAAGATACAATACATGAGGAGGAAACTGTCACTTTTTCATGCACactttacaatttataatataaaagcatgtatatttaaataaatatgcttcATTGCTTTTGGATATTCCTGTATACTGTACATGCAATCAGCATATTCTGAATAAACATATCTATGTGTGTTCTTTTTACCATTTTTCATAACACTTTTGTTTTGAATATATGCAAATGAACAGTCTATATTACTAAGGGAATTTTTGTTAcgtgattttgtttatttagtttgtttacatttctgtttagctttagcttttttttgttttgtttttttgtagtgcTTTAACTTTATTtctacatttcatatatatatatatatatatatatatatatatatatatatataaatatatatatatatatatatatatatatgtctctgtgtgtatgattaaaaacattaatatacaatttatttttaatagttttagttaacaataaaataCCACAGTTACATCTCATACAATATCAATATTATTGCTgtcttatttagttttattttgaaatatgacaGAGTCTGGTAATTAATCATGTGCatgtgcatgtaaacatggtCACTGACCCACACCAGTCCACCCACATTACACAAACCTAAACAAATCCAACAACCGCTGAACCACTGCAAGCAAACTCATTATCATCAAAACAGAcactactctctctctcacataatATGTGAGGCAGAGTTAATGAATGGTTTCTCTGCCCACATATTCCAGGATCTCTAAGTGGACCCTTAAAATTTACTAATAATGAAATTATAGGCTAGATCACATGAAAATTGGATGGCTTTCAGGCTGATCAGCCGAGTCAgtgactttctctctctcaattACCTGATCACTCGAGTCGAGCAGCCAGAAGACTCAGTGAAAGTTACCTTTGTCCAGTTGTTCCATTTGAGTTAACTCTTGTGAATGGACAACTTCTGCAGAAAGGCAGTTCTGACACGGAGAGACACTTTGAGGAGAATGAACTGGGGACTTTGGTAAAATTCATATGAGTgttttatgaatttaataaaaaacccAAAGAAATACCCTTGCATTTCACTTCTAGCCAGTATCTAGAAGTATGATCGTGCTTTTTTAGGATGACTTAATTTACAATACAAATTTGGCTGCAGGTCAGATAATGTTTTGCATATGCTTTTTAGGAATGGTTTCACTACTGGAAACAATGCAAGGCATTCATCCAGGAATGATCATGTTAACCGTCACTGCCAGTGACCGTTACAGCTACAAATGTTCAGTTTGTGTAGAACCTGAGTCCTGGGTTTGATCAAATGAATTATGATTACACTTAGCTATAGGCAATGTCatgtagaattattaggcataTTTGTGACATAAGTAAATGTGGGTGACCATGGTGCAACACAGTGAATTTTCAAGCCTAAACCAGTCTGTCAGCATGCCTGTAAATGAGTGTGTGATGCGTGAGGAATCTGAAGAACATGCACAGAGTTTATGATGTGTTTATGAAAAAGTATAATGTTATAATTTCTACTACAGGAACAATATCCAGTGACTTGATGAAGAGTACACTATGCTAATGAATAGACCTTGTCTAAGCTAATCATATAATATGGCCTAGtaataatatgataaaaataagTTCTCACCTGTGCATGTCAAGCCACCTTGAAAGATATACGAGCAGCACACATCGCACCAAGCGTGCGTCGCGTACACACAAAACGTGTGTCCTTCTCCTTTCTCCTCTTTTACGCGCGGGTCTTTGGCCGAAGGTTCAAATATCGTCCTCACATCCGGGGGTTTGAAGCCCCTCTTTCTAGACCGCTGTCCTCCGTTCTCTGCCGCCTTGGGCAGCGCGTCGCTTTGCGCGGGGTTTGGAGAGACTCGCGGTCCTTGGGGAGACAGAGCCCTCCTCACCGCCTTCACCTTGGCGTTGCGCATTCTGGGTTTGGCTTTGGGTGAATTCTTCTCCATCGGCTCAGCTTCTTCCACACGAAAGGTGGGTAATCGATTGAGCTGAGGCAGGTCTAGCAGTGAGCCGACGGCGCAGTATCGCGGTGGTGAGTACTTCCTGTGATGCATCATGACTGCGTTACCAAATGCGCCCGAGGACACACGCAAATACCTGTAGATCTGAGAGGCCTGCTCGTGGACGTCTGCGATAAGACATTTCTCAGTCTTCATAAGACGGAAGAGTAGCGCTCGAGCCGGTAAGACAGGTGCACAATGCGCGTCTCATGTTTCACCTGAGCGAGCTGCGCGCACTCGCGCACACACCCACCGGCTCTGGTTATTAGATCGAAACAATTACTACAAGCAGGGTTGTTACAACAACAGAAATTGTGTCTCAGATTCATTTTATAGAATGTAATGGAGTTTGGCAAGAAGGTCTACTTTCTTTTTGATGTCTGTATGATTGATTGTCAAGAAGAATTAAGTGATTGTAGGACTAGATGTTCTGTATGCTTGGTAATACATAGTTACATAGTCAGTCACTATGTATGCTGATTATCAAgttttcccccccccccccccccccccccgagagGTGTTGTACATACTGtagcctatacacacacacacacacacacacacacacaaacacacacattagtgctgtcaaacgattaatcacatccaaaataagtttttgtttacataatatgagtgtgtactgcatatatttattatgttttataaatacaagtgtatgcatgtatatatttaagaaatatatatgtttatatgtatgcATGTTATTAAAGATTATAATAGTATCTTGATTCTACTAGAAATTATTGTAGATATAAACCAGAAGATTAAGTGATGACCTTTAATTGATAAAATACACTAGATGGCCAAAACTATGCAAAGACCCTCTACTAATTAACTTATATAGTAATCAACATTTGAAGAGGATCAAAAACTTTTATCAAAAGTTGTCctaaaaactaaaaccaaaatgcgTTCTTGTCTTAGGAACTTTGATGAACTTTTTTGATCAACTTCCTGTGCCTGTTAATTAGAAGTCGGTCCACATACTTCTATAATACAGTAGttgttgagaaaaaaagaaaaaaaatacagacaaaatgacagaaaatttaagttattttaatgttatgatGTTAAAGTTCAAATACAttaataagacttttttttaaacaaatcactgTAATAATCAgtgataaagaaaataaataacgttaatttaaaaacagaagtACAGATTTAACAAAAGgtcaaataacaaattaaattacaaaaatagttTACAAGTGGAGCTAATCATGTAAACACATAATGCTGGTTTTCATAGAACATGTATTTTTGGTGCAATGCTTGGAGGCAGTAACTGTAGCACTTTCAGTGAGGTATGGTGCTTTGAACTACCTCTTTTTCTCTCGTGGATGTTATGAGATGAACAAAAACAAGCTTTTTCCCTGCTGGTTcactgtaaacaaataaatcactttttcgGGTTAATAAAGTGCCTGTGCACCTGAGAAAGTTTTGTAATGTGTGGAGAgcatctcttctgctcactgGACTTCCTCTTTGGATTCGTCATCAACTTCTCCCTGTGAAAGGAGAAACATGTTTCTATGTGTTATCAGGCCAGATGTCATTGCTGTGAATAAACGCGTTTTCATTGAAACACTTACATTGCCtgcatgcatgtttttgtttatCCACGTGGAGTATTTTTCCTGTAGATACTGGGCACCTAAGCCCAGCACTTGGGTCATCGGATGGTAGTGGATGCCAACAAGCTGACTGGTGGCTTCACAGACCAGAGCCACATTTACTTTCTTGTCTTTCTGCTCTGGAGGCACATCTGGAGAGACACTTCCACAGAAAGCTTCCATCACTTTCTTGAAGAAGCCGTATGTGAGAGAGGACTGCAGCTTCTCGTGTAACACCTTGTCTTCCTTAATCTGCAGCAAAAACAGGACAAAACAGATGTTTACAGTATACAGCATGTTTCACTGTCTGTGACGGCAAATCTGGTTTCAGGTCTAACATGCACTTTATCCTGTTTTTGAATACCCTGAATTTGGTTTGAAGCATAGTTAACAACatttttatactattatatatatatatatatatatatattttttttttactatataaaaaacaacaatagaaacatttcatattttcagGATATTATAAGAACATATACAAATATAGATTGtaatgggagaaaaaaaatcacattatcaTTCATAAAAGACTTTTGGACTTTTTCAAGGTTAATTCTTGTCAAAAAGGGAATGAAAAGCACATAGTACTTTATAACAGGCACGGTGGACAATATTACAGTGCAGGTAACTATGCTTGCAGAGACACCTGGTGGTCAGGGTTTACATCTCATGCTTAAATGACATCATGAGCACTCATTTGATTTCACTGACCTTTCTGTCCAGTTTATCGCCATGTTCTCGGAGGAGCTCCACCAGCTTTTCCACAACATCTACTGAGAGAACAGACACGTGAAGTTTAGTTTGCACTCTTCTCTCATAAAGCAACCGAAACTTCAGAAATCAAAAGAGAAGACAGCTCAATCTTACCTTCAGAGTCCGGTTCTATGTCAGAAGGAGCAAAGTGGACAGAGTCTGATATCTCGGTCAGTTCACTGACCATGTTTTCCATCTTATCCACTTCCCCATCATCTGAACCTGAAGGAAGCAAACCAGACGCTGGTATCTCCACAGTAgggatggttttaaaaaaaaatactttaagatCAATATAATATTTCAAACTCACCCGCTAGTGTCGCTGGCTGCTTTAAGTTTGCTGGTTCATCTGTCTGTGGTTTAATACACTTTAAGAGGAAAGACAGTCTCTtgtgtcttttatttttctttggttTGCTGTGATCTTCAGCCGGCTGTGGTGAAGACGGGACGTCCTGCTTCAGGAGGGTGTCGGCGGGTCGTCTCTTACGGGTGTATGCCATGAGGAGTTTGAACTCCAGACTGTCGGATGCAGACGTCTGGACATCACCATTACCGTGCTGCTGATCCCTGCTCACATATGAAATACACGTCACCAAACCATAACACATATttgtaaagtttatttatattagattttattatttatgttttaacagCTTAAGAATGTTAGAAATAATGAGGATAttaagtgaaatgtgtgtgtaaacaaatgtttaacaataaagtttaatttaaaccGTGCTAGATTTGTTAAGCTTAATTTAACTATGTtccattttactttaaatttaatttcactaataataatttttataaacatttcattttataaacATAATTAGGTTTTGTTTACTAAATATACAGTGAAGTAGTCATGGACTACATTTTATATGCTTTCATGGCAAGAAATGTGTAGCAAAAAACGAGGatatcccttatgaaaattatctacaaataaaaccaatcaatcaattaaaaattaacacacacatatatatatatatatatatatatatatatatatatatatatatatatatatatatatatatatatatatatatatatatata harbors:
- the LOC127956205 gene encoding apoptosis facilitator Bcl-2-like protein 14 isoform X2, with product MDHVVMDQQHGNGDVQTSASDSLEFKLLMAYTRKRRPADTLLKQDVPSSPQPAEDHSKPKKNKRHKRLSFLLKCIKPQTDEPANLKQPATLAGSDDGEVDKMENMVSELTEISDSVHFAPSDIEPDSEDVVEKLVELLREHGDKLDRKIKEDKVLHEKLQSSLTYGFFKKVMEAFCGSVSPDVPPEQKDKKVNVALVCEATSQLVGIHYHPMTQVLGLGAQYLQEKYSTWINKNMHAGNGEVDDESKEEVQ
- the LOC127956205 gene encoding apoptosis facilitator Bcl-2-like protein 14 isoform X1, with product MDHVVMDQQHGNGDVQTSASDSLEFKLLMAYTRKRRPADTLLKQDVPSSPQPAEDHSKPKKNKRHKRLSFLLKCIKPQTDEPANLKQPATLAGSDDGEVDKMENMVSELTEISDSVHFAPSDIEPDSEVDVVEKLVELLREHGDKLDRKIKEDKVLHEKLQSSLTYGFFKKVMEAFCGSVSPDVPPEQKDKKVNVALVCEATSQLVGIHYHPMTQVLGLGAQYLQEKYSTWINKNMHAGNGEVDDESKEEVQ